One genomic segment of Centropristis striata isolate RG_2023a ecotype Rhode Island chromosome 13, C.striata_1.0, whole genome shotgun sequence includes these proteins:
- the LOC131982770 gene encoding immunoglobulin lambda-1 light chain-like, with the protein MLGTLCTLITALTCVSGVTLVTQKPPVVTVRKGETATMDCNLGTVTNSNARWYKQIPGGVPQHMLRFHHTWSSVSYGSGFSSPKFTSTHQSTSDYRLIINNVEEGDSAVYYCQTWDSSANEVVFGQGTKLIVTSSSLPRPVLTLFPPSSAELQSNKASLVCLSSQSVPFADVSWLVGGSPVSSGISTSTAVHKPDQTFQISSYLSVQTSDWNMDKVYTCKVSLGSQTSEENIKKSDCPTEQ; encoded by the exons ATGCTGGGGACCCTCTGCACTCTCATCACTGCTCTAACAT GTGTGAGTGGTGTGACGCTGGTGACACAGAAGCCTCCTGTTGTGACAGtgaggaaaggagagacagcCACCATGGACTGTAACCTGGGGACTGTTACTAACAGTAATGCTCGCTGGTACAAACAGATTCCTGGAGGAGTTCCTCAGCATATGTTGAGATTTCATCACACCTGGAGCTCTGTAAGCTATGGCTCTGGTTTCTCCTCTCCAAAGTTCACTTCTACTCATCAGTCAACATCAGATTATCGTTTGATCATCAACAATGTGGAGGAGGGAGACTCAGCAGTCTATTACTGTCAAACGTGGGACAGCTCTGCTAACGAG GTGGTATTCGGACAAGGAACCAAGCTGATTGTGACAA gctcCAGCCTCCCTCGTCCTGTCCTGACTCTCTTCCCTCCGTCCAGTGCTGAGCTCCAGTCCAACAAAGCCTCTCTGGTCTGTCTGTCCAGTCAGTCTGTGCCTTTTGCAGATGTGagctggttggttggtgggaGTCCAGTGAGCAGTGGGATCTCTACCAGCACCGCTGTTCACAAACCAGACCAGACTTTCCAAATCAGCAGCTATCTGTCCGTCCAGACGTCAGACTGGAACATGGATAAGGTTTACACATGTAAAGTGTCTTTGGGCTCCCAGACTTCAGAGGAAAACATCAAAAAGTCAGACTGTCCCACTGAACAATAG
- the LOC131982768 gene encoding immunoglobulin lambda-1 light chain-like — protein MLGTLCTLITALTCVSGVTLVTQKPPVVTVRKGETATMDCNLGTVTDASARWYKQIPGGVPQYVLRNYHGWSSPNYGSGFSSPKFTSTHQSTSDYRLIINNVEEGDSAVYYCQTWDYSANEVVFGQGTKLIVTSSSLPRPVLTLFPPSSAELQSNKASLVCLSSQSVPFADVSWLVGGSPVSSGISTSTAVHKPDQTFQISSYLSVQTSDWNMDKVYTCKVSLGSQTSEENIKKSDCPTEQ, from the exons ATGCTGGGGACCCTCTGCACTCTCATCACTGCTCTAACAT GTGTGAGTGGTGTGACGCTGGTGACACAGAAGCCTCCTGTTGTGACAGtgaggaaaggagagacagcCACCATGGACTGTAACCTGGGGACTGTTACTGATGCTTCAGCTCGCTGGTACAAACAGATTCCTGGAGGAGTTCCTCAGTATGTTCTGAGAAATTATCATGGCTGGAGCTCTCCAAACTATGGCTCTGGTTTCTCCTCTCCAAAGTTCACTTCTACTCATCAGTCAACATCAGATTATCGTTTGATCATCAACAATGTGGAGGAGGGAGACTCAGCAGTCTATTACTGTCAAACATGGGACTACTCTGCTAACGAG GTGGTATTCGGACAAGGAACCAAGCTGATTGTGACAA gctcCAGCCTCCCTCGTCCTGTCCTGACTCTCTTCCCTCCGTCCAGTGCTGAGCTCCAGTCCAACAAAGCCTCTCTGGTCTGTCTGTCCAGTCAGTCTGTGCCTTTTGCAGATGTGagctggttggttggtgggaGTCCAGTGAGCAGTGGGATCTCTACCAGCACCGCTGTTCACAAACCAGACCAGACTTTCCAAATCAGCAGCTATCTGTCCGTCCAGACGTCAGACTGGAACATGGATAAGGTTTACACATGTAAAGTGTCTTTGGGCTCCCAGACTTCAGAGGAAAACATCAAAAAGTCAGACTGTCCCACTGAACAATAG
- the LOC131982773 gene encoding immunoglobulin lambda-1 light chain-like gives MLGTLCTLITALTCVSGVTLVTQKPPVVTVRKGETATMDCNLGTVTGSSARWYKQIPGGVPQYVLKFHHSYSSVEYGSGFSSPKFTSTHQSTSDYRLIINNVEEGDSAVYYCQTWDRSAKDVVFGQGTKLIVTSSSLPRPVLTLFPPSSAELQSNKASLVCLSSQSVPFADVSWLVGGSPVSSGISTSTAVHKPDQTFQISSYLSVQTSDWNMDKVYTCKVSVGSQTSEENIKKSDCPTEQ, from the exons ATGCTGGGGACCCTCTGCACTCTCATCACTGCTCTAACAT GTGTGAGTGGTGTGACGCTGGTGACACAGAAGCCTCCTGTTGTGACAGtgaggaaaggagagacagcCACCATGGACTGTAACCTGGGGACTGTTACTGGCAGTTCTGCTCGCTGGTACAAACAGATTCCTGGAGGAGTTCCTCAGTATGTGTTGAAGTTTCATCATAGCTACAGCTCTGTAGAATATGGCTCTGGTTTCTCCTCTCCAAAGTTCACTTCTACTCATCAGTCAACATCAGATTATCGTTTGATCATCAACAATGTGGAGGAGGGAGACTCAGCAGTCTACTACTGTCAAACATGGGACAGGTCTGCTAAGGA TGTGGTATTCGGACAAGGAACCAAGCTGATTGTGACAA gctcCAGCCTCCCTCGTCCTGTCCTGACTCTCTTCCCTCCGTCCAGTGCTGAGCTCCAGTCCAACAAAGCCTCTCTGGTCTGTCTGTCCAGTCAGTCTGTGCCTTTTGCAGATGTGagctggttggttggtgggaGTCCAGTGAGCAGTGGGATCTCTACCAGCACCGCTGTTCACAAACCAGACCAGACTTTCCAAATCAGCAGCTATCTGTCCGTCCAGACATCAGACTGGAACATGGATAAGGTTTACACATGTAAAGTGTCTGTGGGCTCCCAGACTTCAGAGGAAAACATCAAAAAGTCAGACTGTCCCACTGAACAATAG